The DNA window AGAAGGAGAGGTTATTTTCAAGCTGCTCTTTTTCTTGCTGCAAAGCTTTGAGTTTTTTGTTGATTTTAGCCTCATTGAGGGTTGGTTTAGTTTCTTTTGAAGCGGCTTCAGCTTGTTTTTTAGCTTTGAGCGCTTTTTTCTTAAAGCTGCGTAAGTGGTCAAAGTAGTTATCACAAGCCGTGTTGAAGCGTTTCCATATTTTGTTCTTGTATTTAAGAGGTACATCGCCAATAGTTTTCCAAAGTTTTTGATATTCTTTGACTTTTTGAGTTAATTCTTCGGTAGGTTCTTGTTCTAAAAAGCTTTCTATTTCTTGGCAAATACGTTCTTTTTCTTGTAGATTTTTGTTACGTTGATTTTCTAACTCTTCGTAGTAGCTTTTGCGCCTTTGAAAAAAGTAGTCGCAGGCTGCTTTAAATTTTTCTGAAAGAATTCTATGCTCTCTTTCGTTTGCAAGAGGAATAGTTTTCCAGTCTTCTTGGTATTTTTTGAGAATTTCAGCAGTTTTTTCCCAATCTGTGCTGTCTTTGAGGGATTCGGCGGCTTCAATTAAAGCCATTTTTTGCTGTATAATGGCTAAGTTCTCCTGCTGTCTTATTTTATGGAACTCTTTTCGTTTAGTTTGGAAGAGCTTAAGGGCATCTTTGTATTCTTTCCAAATTGTGTCGCTTTGTTCTTTGGGAACGTGCCCAATGCTTTCCCATTGTTTTTCAAATTCTTCTATTTTAGTTTGGAGTTCTTTCCAGTTTAGGTTTTTATCTTCGGGGTTGATGCCCTCTACAAAAGTGCGGATTGCTTGGCAGAGTGCTTGTTTTTTAGATAAATTTTCTTGTTGTTCTTTCTGAATTTTCTGAATATACTCCTCATAACGGGCATTGATGGCATCTGTAGCTTTTTTGAAGCGTTCCCAAATTGATGCGTTATATTGTTGTGGAACAGGTCCTATTTCTCGCCAAGTATCATGTAAAATGCGCACGCGTTGAATAGCGACTTTTATGTCTGGTTCTTGCAAAAGTGCTTCCGCTTGTTCACACAAAGATAATTTTTCTTCGTAATTTTTCTTTCGGTCTAGCTCTTTTAGCTCATAGTATAGCTTGACTTCAGCATGTACTTGGTCAAGTAAAGCTTGAAAGCTTTTTTGAAGTTTTTCGTTTTCCCCTGCTGGGGCAGGACCTATTTCTCTAAACTCTTCTTGTATTTTTTTTATTCTTTGGATAGAATCTATGGATTTACCGTCGTAAATGATTTGCCTGAGCTCGTTAATAAGCGCAGACTTGCGTTTAGCGTTATTTAGCTTTTCTTCTTCTAACTCTGCGTAGTGTTTTTCTCTATTTTCATAGAAAGCATTGCATAGTTTATTGAACTTTTCGTTCAGTTTTGCGTCTTCTTCTTCAACAATAACCTTAGCGCTCTCGCAGAGTTCGTTCCATTTTCTGCGTAGTTCTTTGAACTTGTCTGAACCTTGTTTCCAATCAGTAGGCTTTACGTATTGCTGTGCCTCTGCAATGATAGCGAGTTTCAACTCTTTTAACTCTTCAAAGGTCTCTATTTCCACAGTTTTATTATCCTCTTGCATGTACAACGGTAGAATCAGAGTGCAAAAATAAGAGTTTTTTTAATAAAAAACACACTTTTTGCAAACCGTGAGCGTTTGCAGTACAATGTATTGAAAATGAGCATTATACAATTGCAGTATTTACCTATCTATCCAAGTATGTGTGCCGCCTGACATAATATCTTTGACATTGTTAGAAGCTAAGAACTCATGTGGAAAACCTAGCTCTATCTTGCTTACTTCATCTAATCGTTGTAAATGTTCTTGAGATAAGGTAAATGAAAGGCATCCCAAGTTTTCTTCTATGTGCTGCTGAGTTCTACCGCCGATAATAGGGATGATAGGTAAGTTGCGTTGGCGTAGCCAATTGAGTGCTACTTGTGAAGGAGGAACACCTAACTCTTCGGCAATTTTGACAACTTCACGAGTAATAGTGTTACTTCTTTCGCTGCGCTTGCTACTAGTTTCTATGACTCTACCTTGTTCTCCTCTTAAATACTTTCCTGTAAGCACACCACCTGCTAGAGGGGACCATGCTGTAACGGCTAAATTTAATGCTTTTGCCATTGGTAAAAGTTCTCTTTCTGCTGTGCGCTGCAACAATGAGTACTCAATTTGAATACCTGCAAAGCAAGTCCAGCCGCGCAGCTCTGCTAACATATTTGCCCGAGAAATAATCCAAGCAGGAGTATCGGAAATTCCGATATAATGTACTATTCCTCTGCTGACCAAGTCATCTAAACCGCGCATAATTTCCTCAATAGGTGTAGTGCTATCCCAT is part of the Bacteroidia bacterium genome and encodes:
- a CDS encoding DUF349 domain-containing protein, with product MQEDNKTVEIETFEELKELKLAIIAEAQQYVKPTDWKQGSDKFKELRRKWNELCESAKVIVEEEDAKLNEKFNKLCNAFYENREKHYAELEEEKLNNAKRKSALINELRQIIYDGKSIDSIQRIKKIQEEFREIGPAPAGENEKLQKSFQALLDQVHAEVKLYYELKELDRKKNYEEKLSLCEQAEALLQEPDIKVAIQRVRILHDTWREIGPVPQQYNASIWERFKKATDAINARYEEYIQKIQKEQQENLSKKQALCQAIRTFVEGINPEDKNLNWKELQTKIEEFEKQWESIGHVPKEQSDTIWKEYKDALKLFQTKRKEFHKIRQQENLAIIQQKMALIEAAESLKDSTDWEKTAEILKKYQEDWKTIPLANEREHRILSEKFKAACDYFFQRRKSYYEELENQRNKNLQEKERICQEIESFLEQEPTEELTQKVKEYQKLWKTIGDVPLKYKNKIWKRFNTACDNYFDHLRSFKKKALKAKKQAEAASKETKPTLNEAKINKKLKALQQEKEQLENNLSFFAKGKAGDSLRSTVQAQIDKLTEKIEQLKAELKAIQIAKRQTEKAATSSQDSSSNNQTENKTE
- a CDS encoding aldo/keto reductase — translated: MRYKLFGNTGLRVSELCLGTMTFGTEWGWGADYKESKAQFETFVKAGGNFIDTANRYTEGTSEKWLGEFIHWDRDKFVIATKYTLYDRMYDVNFSGNHRKNMMRSVQGSLKRLKTEYIDLLWVHVWDSTTPIEEIMRGLDDLVSRGIVHYIGISDTPAWIISRANMLAELRGWTCFAGIQIEYSLLQRTAERELLPMAKALNLAVTAWSPLAGGVLTGKYLRGEQGRVIETSSKRSERSNTITREVVKIAEELGVPPSQVALNWLRQRNLPIIPIIGGRTQQHIEENLGCLSFTLSQEHLQRLDEVSKIELGFPHEFLASNNVKDIMSGGTHTWIDR